In the genome of Raphanus sativus cultivar WK10039 chromosome 4, ASM80110v3, whole genome shotgun sequence, one region contains:
- the LOC130510556 gene encoding uncharacterized protein LOC130510556: MGWKAAEKLIRHWKILRGDNVMIIRGKDKGETGTIKRVIRSQNRVIVEGKNLIKKHIKGGPDHEGGIFTVEAPLHASNVQVVDPVTGRPCKVGVKYLEDGTKVRVARGTGTSGSIIPRPEILKIRTTPRPTTAGPKDTPMEFVWKQTYDAKTGKGMPDL, from the exons ATGGGTTGGAAAGCTGCTGAGAAACTCATCAGACACTGGAAGATACTTCGCGGTGATAAT gtAATGATTATCCGCGGGAAAGATAAGGGCGAGACGGGAACAATTAAGCGTGTCATCAGATCCCAGAATCGTGTCATTGTTGAAGGCAAGAATCTG ATCAAGAAGCATATAAAGGGAGGTCCTGATCACGAAGGTGGGATTTTCACGGTAGAGGCTCCCCTTCACGCCTCAAATGTCCAAGTTGTTGATCCAGTCACCGG GAGGCCTTGTAAGGTTGGTGTGAAGTACCTAGAGGATGGTACAAAAGTAAGAGTGGCCAGAGGCACAGGCACATCTGGTTCCATTATTCCTCGCCCTGAGATCCTGAAGATAAGGACAACACCAAGACCCACTACCG CTGGCCCTAAGGACACCCCAATGGAGTTTGTTTGGAAGCAGACATATGATGCTAAAACTGGAAAGGGCATGCCTGATCTTTGA
- the LOC108848489 gene encoding 26S proteasome non-ATPase regulatory subunit 14 homolog, with amino-acid sequence MERLQRIFGAGGGLGHASPDSPTLDTSEQVYISSLALLKMLKHGRAGVPMEVMGLMLGEFVDEYTVRVVDVFAMPQSGTGVSVEAVDHVFQTNMLDMLKQTGRPEMVVGWYHSHPGFGCWLSGVDINTQQSFEALNQRAVAVVVDPIQSVKGKVVIDAFRSINPQTIMLGQEPRQTTSNLGHLNKPSIQALIHGLNRHYYSIAINYRKNELEEKMLLNLHKKKWTDGLTLRRFDTHSKTNEQTVQEMLSLAAKYNKAVQEEDELSPEKLAIVNVGRQDAKKHLEEHVSNLMSSNIVQTLGTMLDTVVF; translated from the exons ATGGAGAGATTACAGCGAATCTTCGGCGCCGGTGGCGGTCTGGGTCACGCATCGCCTGATTCTCCGACACTCGACACGTCGGAGCAAGTTTACATCTCTTCTCTCGCCCTCCTCAAGATGCTCAAGCACG GAAGAGCTGGAGTTCCTATGGAAGTGATGGGACTGATGCTTGGAGAGTTCGTGGATGAGTACACTGTTAGGGTTGTTGATGTTTTCGCTATGCCTCAGAGTGGTACTGGTGTTAGCGTCGAAGCTGTTGATCATGTCTTCCAGACTAATATGCTCGACATGCTTAAACAGACTGGAAG ACCTGAGATGGTGGTGGGTTGGTATCATTCACATCCTGGATTTGGATGCTGGCTTTCTGGTGTTGATATTAATACTCAGCAG AGTTTTGAAGCTTTGAACCAGCGAGCCGTGGCAGTGGTGGTTGATCCGATTCAAAGTGTGAAGGGGAAAGTGGTCATTGATGCGTTCCGCTCGATAAACCCGCAGACCATTATGCTTGGGCAGGAACCTCGTCAAACGACGTCGAATCTTGGGCATCTGAACAAACCATCGATCCAG GCCTTGATTCATGGATTGAACAGACACTACTATTCTATAGCCATCAACTATAGGAAGAACGAGCTGGAGGAGAAGATGTTACTAAACCTCCACAAGAAGAAATGGACAGATGGTCTTACGCTAAGACGCTTTGACACCCACTCTAAGACAAACGAACAGACTGTTCAG GAAATGTTGAGCTTGGCTGCTAAATATAACAAGGCGGTACAAGAGGAGGACGAGTTGTCACCGGAAAAACTGGCGATTGTGAATGTGGGAAGACAAGACGCAAAGAAGCATCTGGAAGAACATGTTTCCAACTTGATGTCATCCAACATTGTTCAGACACTAGGCACCATGCTCGACACTGTTGTCTTCTAG
- the LOC108850217 gene encoding uncharacterized protein LOC108850217 yields MDKMNQAFEKMKMLVGMEVEDEERAAEEESSLSFMEDLNRNCALTTKQRFYGFAICLSAGLACTLLSMLVFFNPIKFGFTFTLGNLMALGSTAFLIGPQRQVTMMLDPARIYATALYLASIIIALFCALYVRNKLLTLLAIILEFSGLIWYSLSYIPFARTMVSKVFMTCFDTEF; encoded by the exons atggaTAAGATGAATCAGGCTtttgagaagatgaagatgttGGTGGGTATGGAGGTTGAAGACGAGGAACGAGCTGCCGAAGAAGAaagctctctctctttcatGGAAGATCTTAATCGCAATTGCGCTTTGACTACCAAACAG AGATTCTATGGATTTGCGATTTGCTTGTCAGCTGGCTTGGCATGTACTCTTTTG TCAATGCTTGTTTTCTTCAATCCGATCAAGTTTGGCTTCACATTCACTCTTGGAAATTTGATGGCACTTGGGAG CACAGCATTCCTTATAGGCCCACAGAGGCAGGTGACGATGATGCTTGACCCAGCTCGCATCTACGCTACTGCTTTGTATCTTGCCAGCATTATCATTGCCTTGTTTTGCGCTCTCTAT GTTCGTAACAAGCTGCTGACGCTACTTGCTATCATTCTTGAGTTCTCTGGTCTAATATG GTATAGCTTGAGCTACATCCCTTTTGCAAGGACCATGGTCTCAAAGGTGTTCATGACTTGTTTCGACACCGAGTTTTGA
- the LOC130511722 gene encoding protein SUPPRESSOR OF GENE SILENCING 3-like: MGSRGDKGKSVSSSGGGDGSNAEVEQLVKGFSETKLGGGPSQDGGGEWEVISKRNKNKPGNGGGKSWAATPNQNPPRAWGGQQQQQQQGRGGNNGYGRGNAKTWGTQVSAGRGAGRGQAVNRGYGGNNPTPVTRPPLEGGWNWQSRPGAAQQAVAEEEVPEADDVSEGEEDDCDGLDDSDEDLASDDYDSDVSQQSHGTRKQNKWFKKFFDSLDSLSIEQINEPQRQWHCPACQNGPGAIDWYNLQPLLAHARTKGARRVKLHRELAEVLDKDLQMRGASVIPCGEIYGQWKGLGEEEKDHEIVWPPMVVIMNTRLDKDENDKWLGMGNPELLEYFNEYPAIRARHSYGPQGHRGMSVLIFESTATGYFEADRLHRDLAQKGLDRDAWDRRRSWFSGGVRQLYGFLATKQDLDAFNQHCQGKTRLKYEMKSYQEYVVKELRQIAEDNQQLNWFKNKLTKQNKHAKVLEESLGILSEKLRKTAEDNRIVRQRTKMQHEQNREEMDSQDKFFKESIKQIHEKRDAKEENFEMLQQQERAKVVDLRKRAEEVSSFIECQEKEMKEFVEEREKLIEEQEKKMADWKKKYFEGMLDLEREFDKALEQLMSKHGLHDADDTEDY, encoded by the exons ATGGGTTCAAGGGGTGATAAGGGAAAGAGCGTCTCTTCTTCGGGTGGTGGTGACGGCTCTAACGCGGAGGTTGAACAGCTGGTGAAAGGCTTTTCAGAGACGAAGCTGGGTGGTGGTCCTTCACAAGACGGTGGTGGAGAGTGGGAGGTCATCTCCAAACGGAACAAGAACAAGCCTGGGAACGGTGGTGGGAAATCATGGGCTGCGACTCCTAACCAGAACCCTCCTAGAGCGTGGGGTGGTcagcaacagcagcagcagcaaggGAGGGGTGGTAACAATGGCTACGGAAGAGGAAATGCCAAGACTTGGGGAACGCAAGTCTCTGCTGGGCGGGGAGCTGGTCGTGGACAAGCGGTGAACAGAGGGTATGGTGGTAACAACCCGACGCCTGTGACTCGACCTCCTCTGGAAGGAGGATGGAACTGGCAGTCTAGACCGGGTGCTGCTCAGCAGGCTGTTGCTGAGGAGGAGGTTCCAGAGGCGGATGATGTTTCTGAAGGGGAGGAGGATGATTGTGATGGTTTGGATGATTCTGACGAAGACCTTGCGAGTGATGACTATGACTCCGATGTGAGTCAACAAAGCCATGGGACGAGGAAGCAGAATAAGTGGTTCAAGAAGTTTTTCGACAGCTTGGACAGCTTGTCTATTGAGCAGATCAACGAGCCGCAGAGGCAGTGGCATTGTCCAGCTTGCCAGAACGGGCCTGGTGCTATTGACTGGTACAACCTTCAGCCTCTTCTAGCTCATGCGAGGACAAAAGGTGCTAGACGTGTTAAGCTCCACAGGGAACTTGCTGAGGTTCTAGACAAGGATCTGCAGATGAGGGGAGCATCTGTCATTCCCTGCGGTGAGATTTACGGGCAGTGGAAGGGTTTGGGTGAGGAGGAGAAGGATCATGAGATTGTCTGGCCGCCAATGGTTGTCATCATGAATACTAGACTCGACAAGGACGAGAATGATAAG TGGCTTGGCATGGGCAACCCGGAGCTGCTGGAGTACTTCAACGAGTATCCTGCAATTAGAGCACGCCATTCCTATGGTCCACAGGGCCATCGTGGGATGAGTGTTCTGATCTTTGAGAGTACAGCCACTGGCTACTTTGAGGCTGACCGTCTACACAGGGACTTAGCTCAGAAAGGGTTAGATAGAGACGCCTGGGACCGTCGCCGGAGTTGGTTTTCTGGAGGTGTTCGCCAACTGTATGGCTTCCTTGCGACCAAGCAGGATTTGGATGCATTCAATCAACACTGCCaag gtaaAACAAGGCTGAAGTACGAGATGAAATCGTACCAGGAGTATGTTGTGAAAGAGCTGAGGCAGATCGCTGAAGACAATCAGCAGCTAAACTGGTTCAAGAACAAGCTGACAAAACAGAACAAGCACGCCAAGGTGCTTGAGGAGTCTCTGGGAATATTGAGCGAGAAGCTGCGTAAGACTGCAGAAGATAACCGTATCGTGAGACAGAGAACAAAGATGCAGCATGAGCAGAACAGAGAAGAG atggattcacaagacAAGTTTTTCAAAGAGTCCATCAAGCAGATACATGAGAAAAGAGATGCAAAGGAAGAGAACTTCGAGATGCTGCAGCAGCAGGAGCGTGCTAAAGTGGTTGATTTGCGAAAGAG AGCTGAAGAAGTGTCCAGCTTCATAGAATGTCAAGAGAAGGAGATGAAAGAGTTTGTGGAGGAGAGGGAGAAGCTGATAGAAGAGCAGGAGAAGAAGATGGCAGACTGGAAGAAGAAGTACTTCGAGGGGATGCTTGATCTAGAGAGGGAGTTTGACAAGGCGTTGGAGCAGCTCATGAGCAAGCACGGCCTCCACGATGCAGATGACACAGAAGACTACTAG
- the LOC108853756 gene encoding uncharacterized protein LOC108853756, which translates to MAPPVGQTAAVAEAAGGGDAQPQQQQRGFGSTVSGIIRIAVFWYFASKFFSPKQKPMDPSQTHHLMTNLFHKGESLDMWFYLSEQDKFSDFSNEGALYWHETNIPYAVWTPESIRTKSLKYYPSETLQNNGSLYAHVFFARSGFPIDPTDPEYQPLNSFSRTHPVATYFPKRKANKKKSLLGNAKDSDESQPEVEKVVDKNSEVKEEVPVEWVSLWKPNVTINLVDDFTHYSQNGVPPNIAPHLLVEPSTGNYYPTIYFNEFWLLRDKMIPMNETVSEVPLELEISPISMMKWQLFQQVDQSFQMQRSYGSMLDGESDELKRVFLEGNPYLLGITMFVSMLHSVFDFLAFKNDIQFWNKNKSMEGLSAKSVVLNFICQFVIFLYLLDNDTSWMILASSGVGVCIEFWKIGKAMRIEVDRSGMIPRLRFHDRESYASNKTKEYDDIAIKFLSYVLLLLVVGLSIYSLAYERHKSWYSWILSSLTSCVYMFGFIMMCPQLFINYKLKSVAHLPWRQMTYKFLNTIIDDLFAFVIKMPLLHRLSVFRDDVIFLIYLYQRWVYPVDKTRVNEFGFGGEDETAEKKLITEKEEEENKKTN; encoded by the exons ATGGCCCCGCCGGTAGGACAAACGGCGGCGGTAGCAGAAGCTGCTGGCGGCGGCGATGCTCAGCCGCAGCAGCAGCAGAGAGGGTTTGGTTCAACGGTATCCGGAATCATAAGGATCGCAGTGTTCTGGTACTTTGCTTCGAAGTTCTTTTCGCCTAAGCAGAAACCGATGGATCCTTCTCAGACTCATCACCTCATGACCAATCTCTTCCACAAGGGTGAATCTTTg GATATGTGGTTTTATCTATCAGAGCAAGACAAGTTCAGTGACTTCAGCAATGAAGGTGCGCTCTATTGGCATGAGACTAATATACCTTATGCTGTATGGACACCAGAGAGTATCAGGACAAAATCACTCAAGTATTATCCTTCTGag ACGCTACAGAATAACGGAAGTCTGTATGCTCATGTCTTCTTTGCTCGATCTGGATTCCCTATAGACCCCACTGATCCTGAATACCAACCTCTTAATAGCTTTAGCAGGACTCACC ctGTTGCGACTTACTTTCCAAAGCGAAAAGCAAATAAGAAGAAGAGCCTCTTAGGTAATGCTAAAGACTCTGATGAATCCCAGCCAGAGGTTGAG AAAGTTGTTGATAAGAACTCGGAAGTCAAGGAAGAAGTCCCTGTGGAGTGGGTATCCCTCTGGAAACCCAATGTCACCATTAACCTGGTCGATGATTTTACTCA CTATTCACAGAATGGTGTACCACCAAACATTGCTCCCC ACTTGCTGGTAGAACCTAGCACGGGGAATTACTATCCTACAATTTACTTCAATGAGTTTTGGCTGCTAAGGGACAAGATGATTCCAATGAATGAGACAGTCTCAGAAGTACCACTTGAACTTGAAATAAGCCCCATTAGCATGATGAAGTGGCAACTCTTTCAGCAAGTTGATCAGTCTTTCCAGATGCAGCGTAGCTATGGAAGCATGCTTGATGGTGAATCTGACGAACTAAAG AGGGTGTTTTTGGAAGGAAATCCCTATCTGTTGGGCATAACGATGTTTGTTTCGATGCTTCATTCTGTGTTCGACTTCTTGGCATTCAAAAATG ATATCCAGTTCtggaacaaaaacaaatctatGGAAGGACTGTCTGCAAAGTCTGTTGTACTGAACTTTATCTGTCAGTTTGTCATCTTCCTCTACCTGCTTGACAACGACACTTCATGGATGATACTGGCCAGTTCAGGTGTTGGTGTCTGCATTGAATTCTGGAAAATAGGGAAAGCCATGCGCATAGAG GTTGATCGAAGTGGAATGATTCCAAGGTTGAGGTTCCACGATCGTGAGTCCTATGCAAGCAATAAAACCAAGGAGTATGATGACATTGCCATCAAATTCTTATCCTATGTGCTCCTCCTCCTTGTCGTGGGGTTATCCATATATTCTCTCGCTTACGAACGCCACAAGAGCTGGTATTCGTGGATCTTGTCTTCACTAACAAGCTGTGTCTACATGTTCG GTTTCATCATGATGTGTCCTCAGCTATTCATCAACTATAAGCTAAAATCAGTGGCACATTTACCATGGAGACAGATGACTTACAAGTTCCTCAACACCATTATCGATGATCTCTTTGCCTTCGTCATCAAAATGCCGCTTTTGCATCGGCTTTCTGTATTCCGAGATG ATGTGATATTCTTGATATACTTATACCAAAGGTGGGTCTACCCTGTGGACAAGACACGTGTTAACGAGTTTGGTTTTGGAGGTGAGGATGAAACTGCAGAGAAGAAGTTGATCactgagaaagaagaagaagagaacaagaaaacaaactaa
- the LOC130511776 gene encoding calcium-dependent protein kinase 12-like — translation MANKSRTTRWVLPYKTKNVEDDYSLGKILGQGQFGTTYLCTHNQTGQNLACKTIPKRKLLCQEDYDDVLREIQIMHHLSEYPSVVRIQDTYEDSSSVHLVMELCEGGELFDRIVKKGHYSEREAAKLMKTVVGVVETCHSLGVLHRDLKPENFLFASCDEDASLKSTDFGLSVFCKPGETFAELVGSAYYVAPEVLHKHYSRECDVWSAGVILYILLCGFPPFWAESEIGIFRKILQGKLNFETNPWPSVSESAKDLIKKMLESDPKKRLTAHQVLCHPWIVDDTVAPDKPLDCAVVSRLKKFSAMNKLKKMALRVIAERLSEEEIGGLKELFKMIDTDNSGTITFEELKDSVKRVGSELMESEIQELLHAADVDESGTIDYGEFLAATIHLNKLEREENLVAAFSFFDKDSSGYITLDELQQAWKEFGINDSQHLDEMIKDIDQDDDGQIDYGEFVAMMRKGNGNGGIGRRTMRNTLNFECPLPDESTNR, via the exons ATGGCTAACAAGTCAAGAACCACCAGATGGGTTCTTCCTTACAAGACCAAGAACGTGGAAGACGATTACTCCCTCGGCAAAATACTCGGACAAGGACAATTCGGAACCACTTACCTctgcacacacaaccaaacaggCCAAAACCTCGCCTGCAAAACCATACCCAAAAGGAAGCTCCTCTGCCAAGAAGACTACGACGACGTTTTGAGGGAGATACAGATAATGCATCACCTCTCTGAATACCCCAGCGTCGTCCGGATACAAGACACCTACGAGGATTCCAGCAGCGTGCACCTCGTGATGGAGCTCTGCGAAGGAGGCGAGCTGTTCGATAGGATCGTTAAGAAAGGTCATTACAGCGAGAGAGAAGCTGCTAAGCTCATGAAGACCGTTGTTGGAGTCGTGGAGACTTGCCACTCTCTCGGGGTGTTGCATAGAGATCTCAAGCCTGAGAACTTCTTGTTCGCGTCTTGTGATGAAGATGCTTCTCTTAAATCTACCGACTTTGGCCTCTCTGTTTTCTGCAAACCAG gTGAAACGTTTGCAGAACTAGTTGGGAGTGCATACTATGTGGCACCTGAGGTTTTACATAAGCATTACAGCCGTGAATGTGATGTATGGAGCGCTGGGGTTATACTCTACATTCTTTTATGTGGTTTCCCTCCTTTCTGGGCTG AAAGTGAGATTGGCATCTTCAGAAAGATTTTACAGGGAAAGCTCAACTTTGAAACCAATCCTTGGCCTAGTGTTTCAGAGAGTGCCAAGGATCTTATCAAGAAAATGCTTGAGAGCGATCCTAAGAAACGCCTCACTGCTCATCAAGTCTTGT GTCATCCGTGGATTGTGGATGACACAGTTGCTCCAGATAAACCACTGGACTGTGCGGTAGTGTCACGCCTGAAGAAGTTCTCTGCAATGAACAAACTCAAGAAGATGGCATTACGTGTAATAGCGGAGAGGCTATCTGAGGAAGAGATCGGTGGGCTCAAGGAACTGTTCAAGATGATAGACACGGATAACAGTGGGACCATCACATTTGAAGAGTTGAAAGACAGTGTGAAACGTGTTGGGTCAGAGCTTATGGAATCAGAGATACAAGAACTCTTGCACGCa GCTGATGTTGATGAAAGTGGAACAATTGACTATGGAGAGTTCTTAGCTGCAACAATCCACTTGAACAAGctggagagagaagagaatctAGTGGCTGCCTTCTCCTTCTTTGACAAAGATTCAAGTGGTTACATCACTTTAGACGAGCTTCAACAGGCTTGGAAAGAGTTTGGTATAAACGATTCACAACATCTTGATGAAATGATCAAAGACATTGATCAAGACGAT gATGGACAAATAGACTATGGAGAGTTTGTGGCAATGATGAGGAAAGGAAATGGTAATGGAGGTATTGGCAGGAGGACTATGAGGAACACTCTCAACTTTGAGTGTCCTCTTCCTGATGAGTCAACCAATCGCTAA
- the LOC108853758 gene encoding uncharacterized protein LOC108853758, which yields MEEFVDHYLVLGLPSGEEAQNLSEKDISKAYRVKALDLHPDKRPDDPDAHEKFQRLKTSYEVLKDDKAKKLFDDLLRIQREKQHKKSQVDSKRRKMMSDLEERERSGFAPSRASSRPYDEEERIARKLKEEVDRIRAQHAKKRGGFETPPESGGGGGDGKRREKDRSGGGASVQLDKERVLKVSWETIGEGYGAGRLREVFSEFGEVEDVVIRSTKKKGSSALIVMATKDGAVAATRTLCGDLSNPLLVVPLQKAAQTDFPTAKKSAEAEPQSNIVGAGYQAYEDQVMERLKKAAMNQK from the exons ATGGAGGAGTTTGTGGACCATTACTTAGTTCTAGGGCTACCCTCTGGAGAAGAAGCTCAGAATCTTAGCGAGAAGGATATTTCAAAAGCATACAGGGTGAAAGCTCTGGACTTGCATCCGGACAAACGCCCAGACGATCCCGATGCTCACGAGAAATTCCAGAGGCTCAAGACATCTTACGAGGTTCTCAAAGACGACAAAGCTAAGAAGCTGTTTGACGATCTTCTTAGGATCCAGCGCGAGAAACAGCACAAGAAATCGCAGGTGGATTCCAAGAGGCGCAAGATGATGTCTGATCTGGAGGAAAGGGAGCGTTCCGGTTTTGCGCCTAGTCGTGCGTCGTCTAGACCTTATGACGAAGAGGAGAGAATCGCAAGGAAGCTTAAGGAGGAGGTGGATAGGATACGTGCGCAACATGCAAAGAAGAGAGGCGGTTTTGAAACTCCTCCTGagagtggtggtggtggtggagatggaaagagaagagaaaaagatagaAGTGGAGGTGGAGCTAGCGTTCAGCTAGATAAAGAGAGAGTGTTGAAGGTTTCTTGGGAAACGATTGGTGAAGGGTATGGTGCGGGAAGGCTCAGAGAAGTGTTTTCAGAGTTTGGTGAGGTTGAAGATGTTGTTATCAGGAGTACCAAGAAGAAAGGCTCCTCCGCTCTCATTGTAATGGCTACTAAAGATGGAGCT GTAGCAGCGACGAGAACATTGTGTGGGGATCTTTCTAACCCATTGCTAGTTGTACCTCTTCAAAAAGCAGCACAAACCGATTTTCCGACCGCTAAGAAATCTGCAGAAGCAGAACCGCAGAGTAACATAGTTGGTGCTGGTTACCAAGCTTATGAAGACCAGGTCATGGAAAGACTGAAAAAG GCGGCTATGAACCAGAAATGA